In Vibrio sp. FE10, the following are encoded in one genomic region:
- the recB gene encoding exodeoxyribonuclease V subunit beta, with protein sequence MTTTSSVQVIAPQTLDTMTFPLHGARLIEASAGTGKTFTIAGLYLRLLLGHGTAAQQGDLTEATRHHEPLTVDQILVVTFTEAATAELRDRIRARIHDARIAFARGQSDDPVIAPLLQAIEDHAGAAKTLLNAERQMDEAAVYTIHGFCQRMLTQNAFESGSRFDNEFVTDESHLKAQVVADYWRKQFYPLPIQLAGEVRNIWGSPAALLADVNRYLTGSPLKLTVDAMSGDLQTLHNQNLDKVKQLKALWCESEADFLALISGSDVNKRSYTKKSLPTWLEAVTAWAQSDTHDYQFPDKLEKFSQATLIEKTPKGTAPQHAVFEAIESFLNSPADLKAPLLAHAITHCRTMLAKAKQQKQWLSFDDLLTQLSASIDVDEQSLLVERIRTLYPVAMIDEFQDTDPLQYSIFSRIYLDNPQCGLFMIGDPKQAIYGFRGADIFTYIKARNQVSAHYTLGTNWRSSSDMVSAVNQVFMNSDSPFIYDQDIPFLPVAASPSADKRQWVMNGQTQRALTFWLQEAEDKPLPKGEYHKAMAEATASQIQTILTASQNQQAYFDNGKKQHAVNAGDIAVLVRTGSEGRLIKNALSEQGIASVYLSNRDSVFTSLVAQDIQRLLQAVLTPENDRALRASLASELFALDAASLDELNNDEVVWENVVNEFREYRKLWLQRGVLPMLRSVISKRHLAERLLEEENGERSLTDLMHIGELLQQARQELDSDYGLLRWLAEAISDAQNGLGGSEDDIQRLESERNLVQIVTIHKSKGLEYDLVFLPFVASYREASEGKFYDHDSDTTVLDITGSDSALAQADKERLAEDLRLIYVALTRAVYGCFIGMAPLRKGRSTKEPTGVHLSAMGYLVQNGQEQGIAELNQALSAIEGKNSSVLLAETPTAHEQVFVQTEQVSEDLHASELKASIDRAWRITSYSGLVKQGSHGASHDATIEVSGFDIDSADEHDESELIEPERSIFTFPRGARPGTFLHTLFEDVEFTEPATSEHNTQVITHLLESDQYELEWLPVLQQLVDTVLNTALDGKNLKLSEKDSTQRLVEMEFLLPIEVLAASELNQTIQYHDPLSAKAGDLGFQTVQGMLKGFIDLVFEHQGKYYVLDWKSNHLGDDVAVYHGEALKSAMADHRYDLQYQIYALALHRFLRSRVANYSYEQHFGGVYYLFLRGMDGQSQQGIFSAKPTLALLDEMDQLIDGKVIDRRSAQLNDNETGQMGLL encoded by the coding sequence ATGACGACCACAAGCAGTGTTCAGGTAATCGCTCCACAGACACTCGATACCATGACGTTTCCACTTCATGGCGCGCGTTTAATTGAAGCATCAGCGGGTACTGGTAAAACATTCACCATTGCTGGCTTGTACTTGCGCCTACTGCTCGGGCACGGCACGGCTGCGCAACAAGGTGATCTGACTGAAGCCACTCGACACCATGAGCCGCTTACCGTAGACCAAATTTTGGTGGTGACCTTTACGGAAGCGGCAACGGCAGAGCTACGTGATCGTATTCGCGCGCGAATTCATGATGCACGTATTGCGTTTGCTCGCGGGCAAAGTGACGATCCAGTGATTGCTCCTTTGTTACAAGCCATCGAAGATCATGCTGGTGCGGCGAAAACTCTACTCAATGCCGAAAGACAAATGGATGAGGCCGCGGTATACACCATTCACGGCTTCTGTCAGCGTATGTTGACTCAAAATGCCTTTGAGTCTGGCAGCCGATTTGATAATGAATTTGTGACCGATGAAAGCCATCTTAAAGCGCAAGTGGTTGCCGATTATTGGCGTAAACAGTTCTACCCGCTACCAATTCAACTGGCTGGTGAGGTGCGAAATATTTGGGGTTCGCCTGCTGCATTATTAGCAGACGTAAATCGTTATCTGACAGGATCTCCGCTGAAATTGACGGTAGATGCGATGTCGGGTGACTTGCAAACTCTGCACAATCAGAATCTAGATAAAGTGAAGCAACTTAAGGCGTTGTGGTGTGAATCTGAAGCGGACTTTTTGGCTTTGATTTCAGGTTCAGATGTGAACAAACGCAGCTACACCAAGAAGTCTCTGCCTACTTGGTTAGAAGCCGTCACAGCATGGGCGCAGAGCGACACTCATGATTACCAGTTTCCAGATAAATTAGAGAAGTTCTCTCAAGCAACCCTAATTGAAAAAACACCAAAAGGTACGGCTCCTCAACACGCGGTGTTTGAGGCTATTGAGAGCTTCTTAAACTCTCCTGCAGATCTAAAAGCCCCATTGTTGGCACATGCGATTACTCATTGTCGAACCATGCTAGCTAAGGCGAAACAGCAGAAGCAATGGTTATCGTTTGATGATTTGTTGACTCAGTTATCCGCGTCGATTGATGTGGATGAGCAATCACTGCTGGTGGAGAGAATCCGCACCTTATACCCAGTGGCGATGATCGATGAATTCCAAGATACCGATCCGCTGCAATACAGTATTTTTAGCCGAATCTACCTAGATAACCCGCAATGCGGCCTGTTTATGATCGGTGACCCGAAGCAGGCTATTTATGGATTCCGTGGCGCAGATATCTTTACCTATATTAAGGCGAGAAACCAAGTTAGTGCTCACTACACCTTAGGCACTAACTGGCGTTCAAGTTCCGATATGGTCAGTGCAGTAAACCAAGTGTTTATGAATTCGGACAGCCCGTTTATCTACGACCAAGACATTCCATTCTTACCCGTTGCTGCTAGTCCATCGGCCGACAAACGCCAATGGGTGATGAATGGTCAAACTCAGCGCGCACTTACCTTTTGGCTGCAAGAGGCTGAAGACAAGCCACTACCAAAAGGCGAATATCACAAGGCGATGGCTGAGGCGACGGCGAGTCAAATTCAAACCATTCTGACTGCCTCTCAAAACCAACAAGCCTATTTTGATAACGGTAAAAAACAACATGCCGTGAATGCGGGTGATATTGCTGTCTTGGTTAGAACCGGTAGTGAAGGGCGTCTAATTAAAAATGCGTTGTCTGAACAAGGTATCGCGAGCGTGTACTTGTCCAACCGAGACAGTGTGTTCACCAGCTTGGTCGCACAAGATATTCAGCGTTTATTACAGGCGGTGCTGACGCCTGAAAATGACCGAGCATTACGCGCTAGTTTAGCCTCAGAGTTGTTTGCTCTGGATGCGGCTTCATTGGACGAACTCAACAACGATGAAGTGGTGTGGGAAAACGTCGTTAACGAATTTCGAGAATATCGTAAGTTATGGCTACAGCGCGGCGTGTTACCAATGTTGCGCAGCGTGATCAGTAAAAGACATCTCGCGGAACGCTTACTGGAAGAAGAAAATGGTGAGCGCTCACTCACTGACTTGATGCACATTGGCGAGCTGCTGCAACAAGCTAGGCAAGAGCTCGACAGCGACTATGGCTTACTGCGTTGGTTGGCAGAAGCGATATCAGATGCACAAAATGGTTTAGGCGGCAGTGAAGACGACATTCAACGCCTTGAATCAGAAAGAAACTTGGTTCAAATCGTCACTATTCATAAGTCGAAAGGCTTGGAATATGATCTAGTATTTTTGCCGTTCGTTGCAAGCTATCGTGAAGCGAGTGAAGGTAAATTCTACGACCATGACTCAGATACCACGGTACTTGATATTACGGGCAGTGATAGTGCTTTAGCACAAGCGGATAAAGAGCGACTGGCGGAAGACTTGCGCTTAATTTATGTAGCGCTGACTCGTGCGGTTTATGGCTGTTTTATTGGTATGGCTCCTTTACGTAAAGGGCGCTCAACCAAAGAGCCGACCGGTGTTCATTTGAGTGCCATGGGCTACTTGGTTCAAAACGGACAAGAGCAAGGCATTGCCGAGTTGAATCAAGCTTTGTCAGCGATTGAGGGTAAGAACTCAAGTGTGTTGTTAGCCGAAACCCCAACCGCTCATGAGCAAGTGTTTGTACAAACGGAGCAAGTGAGTGAAGACTTACATGCTAGTGAATTGAAGGCTTCAATTGACCGAGCTTGGCGAATCACCAGTTACTCGGGGCTTGTAAAACAAGGCAGTCACGGCGCGAGCCATGACGCTACCATCGAGGTGTCAGGTTTCGATATTGATTCGGCTGATGAGCACGATGAGTCGGAACTGATTGAACCTGAACGTTCTATATTCACGTTCCCTCGCGGCGCTCGCCCAGGTACTTTTTTGCACACCTTATTTGAGGATGTTGAATTTACCGAGCCAGCAACCAGCGAACATAACACGCAAGTAATCACTCACTTATTAGAGTCGGATCAATACGAGCTAGAGTGGTTACCCGTGCTTCAACAGCTGGTTGATACCGTTCTTAATACCGCATTAGATGGCAAGAATTTAAAGCTAAGCGAGAAAGACTCAACTCAACGATTAGTCGAAATGGAGTTCTTGTTGCCGATCGAAGTGTTGGCTGCATCTGAATTGAATCAGACCATTCAGTATCATGATCCGTTGTCGGCCAAAGCGGGCGACCTAGGCTTCCAAACCGTGCAAGGCATGTTGAAAGGCTTCATCGATTTAGTGTTTGAGCACCAAGGTAAATACTATGTACTCGACTGGAAATCGAACCATCTAGGTGATGATGTTGCCGTCTACCATG